A genome region from Hevea brasiliensis isolate MT/VB/25A 57/8 chromosome 7, ASM3005281v1, whole genome shotgun sequence includes the following:
- the LOC110633342 gene encoding uncharacterized protein LOC110633342: MNINMPIPISEKQRYLYCFLPTIFLLSAALFIGSAFVITDYKEKFLELASIHAVKDEKSKICETQNKPHGSETLPGGIISATSDLEMKPLWGHQQKNSKTPSNLLAMAVGIKQKDNVNKIVKKFLSSDFAVMLFHYDGIVDEWRDFEWSGHVIHIAATSQTKWWFAKRFLHPDIVPEYAYIFLWDEDIGVDYFDPGRYLSIIKEEGLEISQPALDPNKSEVHHQLTMRRQGSRVHRRIDRKIGGSRCDKNVTGPPCSGFVEMMAPVFSKDSWRCSWYMIQNDLVQGWGVDFQLGYCAQGDRSKNIGIVDSEYIIHYALPTLGGSAANKEQPLSKQPHDRQTVKKWSFVELEIFKNRWRKAARNDHCWTDTYQS; this comes from the exons ATGAACATAAACATGCCAATTCCT ATATCTGAAAAGCAGAGATATCTTTATTGTTTCCTCCCTACAATATTTTTGCTTTCTGCAGCATTATTCATTGGCAGTGCATTTGTGATCACAGATTACAAAGAG AAGTTCTTAGAATTGGCATCAATTCATGCTGTGAAGGATGAAAAATCGAAAATTTGCGAG ACCCAAAACAAGCCTCATGGCAGTGAGACACTCCCTGGAGGCATCATTTCAGCAACATCTGACCTGGAAATGAAACCGTTATGGGGTCATCAGCAAAAG AACTCTAAGACACCTAGTAACTTACTGGCCATGGCTGTGGGAATAAAGCAAAAAGATAACGTTAACAAAATTGTCAAGAAG TTTCTTTCAAGTGATTTTGCTGTAATGCTTTTTCATTATGATGGAATTGTGGATGAATGGAGAGATTTTGAATGGAGTGGTCATGTCATACACATAGCAGCTACCAGTCAAACCAAATG GTGGTTTGCCAAGCGTTTTTTACACCCAGATATTGTTCCTGAGTACGCTTATATCTTCCTGTGGGATGAAGATATTGGAGTTGACTACTTCGATCCTGGAAG GTACCTTTCAATTATTAAAGAAGAAGGACTTGAGATTTCACAACCAGCACTCGATCCCAATAAATCTGAGGTGCATCATCAGCTGACAATGAGACGCCAGGGATCAAGAGTGCACAG GAGGATAGATAGAAAGATTGGTGGGTCAAGGTGCGATAAAAATGTCACAGGTCCTCCATGCTCAGG GTTTGTAGAAATGATGGCTCCTGTTTTCTCAAAAGATTCCTGGCGTTGTTCTTGGTATATGATTCAG AATGACTTGGTTCAAGGATGGGGTGTGGATTTTCAACTGGGGTACTGTGCACAG GGCGATCGATCAAAAAATATAGGGATTGTTGATTCTGAGTACATAATTCATTATGCTCTTCCTACACTTGGAGGTTCTGCAGCAAATAAG GAACAACCATTGTCGAAGCAACCCCATGATAGACAAACG gtcaagaaatggtcatttgttgaGCTAGAGATATTCAAAAACAGGTGGAGAAAAGCTGCTAGAAATGATCATTGTTGGACTGATACATATCAAAGCTAG
- the LOC110633369 gene encoding uncharacterized protein LOC110633369 isoform X1: MAIQAKTSPFLHSHHFQFPLTVPLSSLLRAPLKSAAPNSPRKSLRLTCSSNGDDQDYLIDAPVSAGDGFSFSGGKYSDEPSPADEWFKQGKMVKAHPVVGSGGKAKDPIFGLKMGASSQASDDVFRWFCVESGNANNPTVILIHGFPSQAYSYRKVLPTLSKNYHAIAFDWLGFGFSDKPQPGYGFDYTLDEYVSSLGSFVNEVAKDKVSLVVQGYFSPVVVKYASSFQDKLNDMILLNPPLTAKHANLPSTLSLFSNFLLGEIFSQDPLRASDKALTSCGPYQMKEDDAMVYRRPYLTSGSAGFALNAISRAMKKGLKTYVEEMRMTLLDKSWKIQTTVCWGQRDRWFGFDGVEEFCEDSKCNLIELPMAGHHVQEDSGEELGGIISGVIRRNQI, translated from the exons ATGGCAATTCAAGCTAAAACCTCTCCTTTTCTTCACTCCCACCATTTCCAATTCCCTCTTACTGTTCCTCTTTCATCCCTTCTTCGCGCGCCTCTCAAATCAGCGGCTCCAAACTCCCCTAGAAAATCACTCAGGCTCACTTGCAGTTCCAACGGTGACGAT CAGGATTATTTGATAGATGCTCCGGTTTCTGCTGGAGATGGCTTCTCTTTCAGTGGAG GAAAATATTCAGATGAGCCTAGCCCGGCTGATGAATGGTTTAAGCAAGGAAAGATG gtgaaagctCATCCTGTTGTTGGTTCTGGTGGGAAGGCAAAAGATCCCATATTTGGACTTAAAATGGGCGCTAGTTCTCAGGCCTCAGATGATGTTTTCAG ATGGTTCTGTGTTGAGAGCGGAAATGCCAATAACCCCACAGTTATACTAATTCATGGTTTCCCTTCACAG GCATACTCTTACCGCAAAGTTCTTCCCACACTATCCAAAAACTATCATGCAATTGCTTTTGATTGGCTAG GCTTTGGTTTTTCAGATAAGCCTCAACCTGGATATGGATTTGACTATACTCTAGATG AATATGTATCATCCTTAGGGTCCTTTGTTAATGAAGTTGCCAAGGATAAGGTCTCACTTGTTGTGCAG GGCTACTTCTCACCAGTTGTAGTTAAATATGCTAGCAGTTTTCAGGACAAGCTTAATGATATGATACTCCTCAATCCTCCT CTAACAGCCAAACATGCCAACCTTCCATCGACCTTGTCTCTATTCAGCAACTTTTTGCTGGGTGAAATTTTTTCCCAG GATCCTCTAAGGGCCAGTGATAAAGCCTTGACGAGCTGTGGTCCCTATCAAATGAAGGAAGATGATGCAATGGTATACAGAAGACCATATCTTACATCTGGTTCTGCAGGGTTTGCACTGAATGCAATTAGTAGGGCCATGAAGAAGGGCCTAAAG ACATATGTAGAAGAAATGAGAATGACACTTCTGGACAAAAGTTGGAAAATTCAAACCACGGTGTGCTGGGGTCAGAGGGATCGTTGGTTCGGCTTCGATGGAGTTGAAGAATTCTGTGAGGATTCAAAATGCAACCTGATTGAACTTCCCATG GCAGGGCATCATGTACAGGAGGATAGCGGTGAAGAACTTGGAGGAATCATTTCTGGAGTTATTAGAAGGAACCAAATTTGA
- the LOC110633369 gene encoding uncharacterized protein LOC110633369 isoform X3 produces MAIQAKTSPFLHSHHFQFPLTVPLSSLLRAPLKSAAPNSPRKSLRLTCSSNGDDQDYLIDAPVSAGDGFSFSGGKYSDEPSPADEWFKQGKMVKAHPVVGSGGKAKDPIFGLKMGASSQASDDVFRWFCVESGNANNPTVILIHGFPSQAYSYRKVLPTLSKNYHAIAFDWLGFGFSDKPQPGYGFDYTLDEYVSSLGSFVNEVAKDKVSLVVQGYFSPVVVKYASSFQDKLNDMILLNPPLTAKHANLPSTLSLFSNFLLGEIFSQDPLRASDKALTSCGPYQMKEDDAMVYRRPYLTSGSAGFALNAISRAMKKGLKAGHHVQEDSGEELGGIISGVIRRNQI; encoded by the exons ATGGCAATTCAAGCTAAAACCTCTCCTTTTCTTCACTCCCACCATTTCCAATTCCCTCTTACTGTTCCTCTTTCATCCCTTCTTCGCGCGCCTCTCAAATCAGCGGCTCCAAACTCCCCTAGAAAATCACTCAGGCTCACTTGCAGTTCCAACGGTGACGAT CAGGATTATTTGATAGATGCTCCGGTTTCTGCTGGAGATGGCTTCTCTTTCAGTGGAG GAAAATATTCAGATGAGCCTAGCCCGGCTGATGAATGGTTTAAGCAAGGAAAGATG gtgaaagctCATCCTGTTGTTGGTTCTGGTGGGAAGGCAAAAGATCCCATATTTGGACTTAAAATGGGCGCTAGTTCTCAGGCCTCAGATGATGTTTTCAG ATGGTTCTGTGTTGAGAGCGGAAATGCCAATAACCCCACAGTTATACTAATTCATGGTTTCCCTTCACAG GCATACTCTTACCGCAAAGTTCTTCCCACACTATCCAAAAACTATCATGCAATTGCTTTTGATTGGCTAG GCTTTGGTTTTTCAGATAAGCCTCAACCTGGATATGGATTTGACTATACTCTAGATG AATATGTATCATCCTTAGGGTCCTTTGTTAATGAAGTTGCCAAGGATAAGGTCTCACTTGTTGTGCAG GGCTACTTCTCACCAGTTGTAGTTAAATATGCTAGCAGTTTTCAGGACAAGCTTAATGATATGATACTCCTCAATCCTCCT CTAACAGCCAAACATGCCAACCTTCCATCGACCTTGTCTCTATTCAGCAACTTTTTGCTGGGTGAAATTTTTTCCCAG GATCCTCTAAGGGCCAGTGATAAAGCCTTGACGAGCTGTGGTCCCTATCAAATGAAGGAAGATGATGCAATGGTATACAGAAGACCATATCTTACATCTGGTTCTGCAGGGTTTGCACTGAATGCAATTAGTAGGGCCATGAAGAAGGGCCTAAAG GCAGGGCATCATGTACAGGAGGATAGCGGTGAAGAACTTGGAGGAATCATTTCTGGAGTTATTAGAAGGAACCAAATTTGA
- the LOC110633369 gene encoding uncharacterized protein LOC110633369 isoform X2, giving the protein MAIQAKTSPFLHSHHFQFPLTVPLSSLLRAPLKSAAPNSPRKSLRLTCSSNGDDDYLIDAPVSAGDGFSFSGGKYSDEPSPADEWFKQGKMVKAHPVVGSGGKAKDPIFGLKMGASSQASDDVFRWFCVESGNANNPTVILIHGFPSQAYSYRKVLPTLSKNYHAIAFDWLGFGFSDKPQPGYGFDYTLDEYVSSLGSFVNEVAKDKVSLVVQGYFSPVVVKYASSFQDKLNDMILLNPPLTAKHANLPSTLSLFSNFLLGEIFSQDPLRASDKALTSCGPYQMKEDDAMVYRRPYLTSGSAGFALNAISRAMKKGLKTYVEEMRMTLLDKSWKIQTTVCWGQRDRWFGFDGVEEFCEDSKCNLIELPMAGHHVQEDSGEELGGIISGVIRRNQI; this is encoded by the exons ATGGCAATTCAAGCTAAAACCTCTCCTTTTCTTCACTCCCACCATTTCCAATTCCCTCTTACTGTTCCTCTTTCATCCCTTCTTCGCGCGCCTCTCAAATCAGCGGCTCCAAACTCCCCTAGAAAATCACTCAGGCTCACTTGCAGTTCCAACGGTGACGAT GATTATTTGATAGATGCTCCGGTTTCTGCTGGAGATGGCTTCTCTTTCAGTGGAG GAAAATATTCAGATGAGCCTAGCCCGGCTGATGAATGGTTTAAGCAAGGAAAGATG gtgaaagctCATCCTGTTGTTGGTTCTGGTGGGAAGGCAAAAGATCCCATATTTGGACTTAAAATGGGCGCTAGTTCTCAGGCCTCAGATGATGTTTTCAG ATGGTTCTGTGTTGAGAGCGGAAATGCCAATAACCCCACAGTTATACTAATTCATGGTTTCCCTTCACAG GCATACTCTTACCGCAAAGTTCTTCCCACACTATCCAAAAACTATCATGCAATTGCTTTTGATTGGCTAG GCTTTGGTTTTTCAGATAAGCCTCAACCTGGATATGGATTTGACTATACTCTAGATG AATATGTATCATCCTTAGGGTCCTTTGTTAATGAAGTTGCCAAGGATAAGGTCTCACTTGTTGTGCAG GGCTACTTCTCACCAGTTGTAGTTAAATATGCTAGCAGTTTTCAGGACAAGCTTAATGATATGATACTCCTCAATCCTCCT CTAACAGCCAAACATGCCAACCTTCCATCGACCTTGTCTCTATTCAGCAACTTTTTGCTGGGTGAAATTTTTTCCCAG GATCCTCTAAGGGCCAGTGATAAAGCCTTGACGAGCTGTGGTCCCTATCAAATGAAGGAAGATGATGCAATGGTATACAGAAGACCATATCTTACATCTGGTTCTGCAGGGTTTGCACTGAATGCAATTAGTAGGGCCATGAAGAAGGGCCTAAAG ACATATGTAGAAGAAATGAGAATGACACTTCTGGACAAAAGTTGGAAAATTCAAACCACGGTGTGCTGGGGTCAGAGGGATCGTTGGTTCGGCTTCGATGGAGTTGAAGAATTCTGTGAGGATTCAAAATGCAACCTGATTGAACTTCCCATG GCAGGGCATCATGTACAGGAGGATAGCGGTGAAGAACTTGGAGGAATCATTTCTGGAGTTATTAGAAGGAACCAAATTTGA
- the LOC110633361 gene encoding photosystem I reaction center subunit XI, chloroplastic: protein MASPMASQLKSSFASSVVTRALVVPRGISGAPFRVSPAKRSFTVQTVQAEKPTFQVIQPINGDPFIGSLETPVTSSPFMAWYLSNLPAYRTAVSPLLRGIEVGLAHGLLLVGPFVKAGPLRNTEYAGAAGSLAAGGLVVILSICLTMYGIASFNEGVSSTAPSLTLTGRKKEPD, encoded by the exons ATGGCTTCTCCAATGGCCAGCCAACTAAAGAGCAGCTTTGCCTCATCTGTAGTTACCAGGGCCCTGGTTGTTCCCAGAGGCATTTCTGGAGCTCCATTCAGAGTCTCACCCGCCAAGAGATCCTTCACAGTCCAGACCGTTCAGGCTGAGAAG CCGACTTTTCAAGTGATTCAACCAATCAATGGAGACCCCTTCATAGGAAGCCTAGAGACTCCAGTAACATCAAGCCCATTTATGGCCTGGTACCTCTCCAACTTACCAGCCTACAGAACAGCAGTGAGTCCACTGCTCAGGGGAATTGAGGTGGGGCTGGCCCACGGGCTATTGTTGGTAGGCCCATTTGTGAAGGCAGGTCCATTGAGGAACACAGAGTATGCAGGAGCAGCAGGGTCATTGGCAGCAGGAGGACTAGTTGTGATTCTGAGCATATGCTTGACAATGTATGGAATAGCTTCATTCAATGAAGGAGTGTCATCAACAGCACCTAGCCTTACCTTGACTGGAAGAAAGAAGGAGCCTGACTAG